In the Bacillus sp. HSf4 genome, TTTCATCTTATTAGTCCAAAGAGATTAAATAAGATTCTTGAAAGTACAGAAATTGAATTAGGTCATGGATATTTAATAATGAATGATTTTAATATGAAAACGATTAGTACTACTGTAGAAAATATCATGAATAAGTGTAAAGATGAGGATTATGATAAGTACATCAATAATTTATCTCAATACTTTAAATGGCAAGGATAAGTATAATTAAAAATAAGATGTTTTTGAAAACGATAACTTTACAATGTCACAAGTACATATACGAGTTTGAAAGCACTTTTCCTTTGTGGATGTACTTTGAATTAAATACGTTAATAGGTAAAATCTTGGTTCGGTCTGTCCAAACTTGAACGCTTTCGCTTGTCTGTTTGTGGTCATACTAGCTGAGGGTGGGAACACTTCCTTTATCAGGATCATTTACATGATTCTTGGTTTTTTTCGTTGTGGTGCAACAAAAAACCGTTAAAATAAGAATTTCTTTAAGGAACGGAGGGACTTCCTTATGGCATACATTCGATTCCGATTTTCGCTAACTAAATAGTGAACAAAGTCTCTGCCTGTGTGCGGGGAAAATCGGAATTGGTCTGCCTTTTTAGGGAACCCTCATCAACATATACAAGGGAAGAGGCGCGATTCGGCGCCTCTTTTTTCTGTGAATGGAAAACACTTTGTCATCTCTTTTTCCGTTTCTTATCAACACAGGCAGACGACCTGTGTTTTTTTATGAAAAAATAAAGGGGAAATTATAGATGACAAATGTTAACAGAAAAATTGAACACATGTTGAGCTTGGCGGAGAAACATGGACTCCGCCTGAAACGGCAACATGCCGAACTGAATGAGTCGGGCATGGATTTTCAAGTCGCTTTTGCCAATGATGAAGATGGTGTCAGGTGGGTGCTGAGAAGACCGAGGCGTGAAGATGTCATCAAAAGGGCAGCCGATGAAGGCAAGGTTTTGCAGCTGTTAAAGAGCCATCTCCCTGTCGATGTTCCGGATTGGCGGATTCATACAGCGGAGTTGATCGCGTATCCGAAGCTTGCCGGTATTCCGGCGGCGGTCATTGATATGGAGATCAAGAATTATGCATGGAATATGAATCACCAGCCGCCGTCTGAAGCGTTTGTGAGGTCATTGGCGAAAACGCTCTCTATCCTGCATGGCATCGATCATCAGACCGCAGCGGCACGGGGCATACAAGTGTTAAGCCCGGATGACGTAAGGCAAACAAAAGGCGAACAGATGGAGCGGATCAAAAAAGAGCTGGGTGTCAGCCGCGAGCTTTGGGAGCGATGGCAAAGGTGGCTTTCCGATGATTCGTATTGGCCCAGTCATACCGCGATGATCCACGGCGACCTGCATCCGCCTCATGTATTGATTGACGATCATGACCAAGTCACGGGCCTTTTGGATTGGACGGAGGCTAAAGCAGCTGATCCGGCTAAAGATTTCCTTCTCTATCAGACGATTTTGGGAGAAACGGAAACGGACCGGCTTATCGCGTATTATGAGGAAGAAGGCGGCCGCGTCTGGCCGCGGATGAAAGAGCACATTACGGAAATGCAGGCCGCCTGCGGAATCGACATCGGCCTGTTCGCACTTGTGACAAAGGAAAAAGAGCACATGGATATGGCGATGGAGGCGTTAGGGATAAAGTAATTAAAGTCAAAAGCTCCCCTTAAGATTTTCTTAAGGGGGAGCTTTTAATGTCGATTGATGAAGAAACGGTCAAAATGGAATTTGGAGTGATCAATCCCAGTGGTACCTTCATCTCACAATGTATATACATAGTATAGTCGTAATATGCTCAATTTGTGCTTGCTGTAAACCAGCCAAACGCAAAAAAGGCTATCGATCTAATCGATAGCCTTTTCATGTTCATGGATATTATAAAAACACCTTTTCAATCAAATCAAAAAAAGCGGTTTTCTCTTCTTTTGGCAGCTTGTCAAACATCTTGTCTATCAGCGCCTGGCGGTTTTCCACCATTTGCGCGGCGATCCGTTTTCCCTCTTGTGACAGCTCGAGCCAGACGGTGCGGCGGTCTTCGTTATTTCTCGACCTGATGACAAGTCCGTCTTTTTCCAAATGATTCAGAGCGGTCGTAGTCGCCGAGGGAGACAGTGAAACGTCCTGCAAAATGTCCTTTACCGTACATGTTTGGCGTCTGTAGATGATGCGCAAAATAAACCCTTTAACACTGGTGATGTTTTTGGGGATCGTTTCTTCGTCTATTTTCTTTGAATAACGCAAATACTTCGTCAATGCATGGTCCAATAGATTGGCTTCTATCCTATGGTGCTTCATAAAGGTTTCCTCTTTTCCGGCATCATGTGAAAGGAGATTTCTGAACTAATCATACATAGGTCAATTTTATCATAAGGACGGCCGGCAAAAAACTTTTGCAGCTTTAAAAATTAATTATCTTCATTATCAATTCATAAACATAACAATTCCAATATGAAATAGTTTTACAATGGATATTTTTTGTTTTAGAATGAATTTGTGCGTCACAAAATCTCACCAAGATTTGTGAGAAACAATGAAAATTTGGAGATGAAAATGTTGGGTACACTTCAGCAATTAATCAATCATCATATGGAATCTTCTGATGAGTTGGAGGCATTGTCAGGGGGAGGACGAACGTTTACGTTTCAGGAATATCATCAACGCGTTAACCAACTGGCACACTATCTGCTGGAGGAGGGTGTTCAAAAAGGAGATCATATCGCGATTTTATGTAAAAATAATCACCACTTCCCGGTTATTTTGCTGGCGGCATTAAAAATCGGTGCGACTGCCGTTCCTTTAAGCTGGCAATTGACACCTTATGAATTAAAGGGAATCCTGGATAGCTGCCGGCCTAGGGCCATGTTTTATGACATGGAGTTCGCCGATACATTGTCACCTCTTCAGAAGGAGCTTCAGTTCTGCCTGATGATCGAAGCAGGGGCGGGAATGAACACGACCGAACAGTTTGAACGTCTTTTTAAAGACCGGCCGTCACGGGTAGAGGCGGCGCAGGTGACTGAACATGATTTGGCTTTAATGCTGTTTACATCAGGCACGACAGGGAATCCGAAAGGCTGCATGGTCAACCACGGCAGTCTGGCTGCTTATTTGAACGATATCAGTGCGAAAGGAAAGCGGCTGAAAGGAACCCGCTTTTTGGCAAGCCATCCGCTATATCATATGAGTTCGCTGAATCATGTTTTGCAGGCCGCGTTTGACGGTGCGGCGCTGTATTTCTTATGGGACCCTGAACCGTTTGAAATCCTGCAGGAGATCGAGAAAAAACGCATCCATATGATGATGGCGTTTCCTTCCGTTTATACGTACATGCTCGAGGAAATGAAACGGCACCGGTTTGATCTGTCATCCATCATGATGCTTGCTTCCGGCGGTACAAAAGTGCCTGTGCGCTTGATTAAGGAATACAAAGATTTTGGAATTCAAATGGTGCAAGGCTATGGAAGTACAGAGGCATGGACGGTCAGTGTGTGGAGGCCGGAGATGGGCTGGGATAAAGCCAATTCAGCCGGCCAGCCGATTCCAAATGTCACAGTGAAAATCAAAGATCCGGACACACAGGAAGATCTTCCAACAGGTGAAGTCGGAGAGGTCGTCATCAAGAGCCCTTATGTGTTTGAAGGGTATTACCAAAACGCGGCCGCTACCCAAAGAGTGCTGAAAGATGGATGGTTTTACATGGGAGATTCAGGTTTTCTTGATGAAGACGGGTTTTTATTTATTACCGGTCGCTATAAAGATGTCATTGTTTACGGCGGTGACAATATATACCCGGATCAAGTCGAAGAGATCATCGACCAGGTGCCGGGTGTCATCGAGTCGGCTGTGATCGGTGTTCCCGATGAGATGTACGGAGAGGTTCCGCGGGCATATGTCGTCAAAAACGACAACTCTGACCTGAGGGAGGAAGACATTATCGCCTATTGCAAAGAACGTCTCTCAGACTATAAAATTCCTGAAGTCGTCTTTACGGATAGCCTTCCGAAAAACAGACTCGGCAAAATTGTCAAAACAGAATTGCGGAAAAAGGCTGTTAAAGGGCAGTGAGCCATTCAAAAGTGCATCCAGACACGCTGGATGCGCTTTTTTTTTGTAACGTTTTCCAGCGCCAAACACACTACAACATTAGGGGGTGAAAATGGAAATGAATTTAAAATGGAAAACGGCAGCTGTGTGGATCGCGCTTTTTTTAATAGCCGGCTGCGGAGGTGCGAAGAATACCGGGCCGGCGCCTGTTCCCAAACAGCAGTCAGCGCCGGGTGCAGAACCATCATTTGCCGCAGCTGAACAGCAATTTGCTTTCGAGCTGTTTCGCGAATTGGTGAAGCAAGAAGGGTTGTCACATAACATCTTCCTCTCTCCGTACAGTGTGCAGCAGGCGTTGGTCATAACCGCCAACGGCGCCGCGGAAGACAGCCGAAAAGAGCTGCTGGATGCTTTGCATCTTAAGCGGATGGGGATGACATCGATCAACAAAGCGTCCCGTTCTGTGAAACAATCCTTCCATACGCTGGAGCACGGCGAGCTTTCCGTAGCAAACTCGATATGGTCCAGGCCTGATGTGAAGAAAAGTTTTGCAGATACCATTAAAGGGCTCGGACATGCTTACCAGCTTGACCGGGATTTACAGAAGGCGGCGGACAACATCAACGACTGGACGGCAAAGGAGACGAAAGGACGGATTGAAAAAATCGTCGACCGCGTCTCTCCTGACACACTCGCCTTGATTATCAATGCCGTTTATTTTAAAGAAAGCTGGAAACAGCCATTTGACAGCAATCTGACGGTTCCTCAGAAGTTTTATTCATCGGACGGCTCTTCAACAAAACATCCTATGATGATGCAGACAAACCGTCTTCCATATCTGGAAAACAAGGATTTCCAAGCCGTTAAGCTTCCCTATCAAGACGAACACTTGGCTTTTGTCGTGATCCTTCCGAAGAAAACGAAAACTCTTCAGTCACTGCTTCCTGTGATGACGTATGAGCATTGGCGGGACTGGCAAAAGGAGTGGGAATTGAAGCAGGTTGAGCTCAAACTGCCGAGGTTCTCTTTTGCTACAGAATATGTTTTAAACAAGCCTCTCAAAAATATGGGAATGCAAACGGTGTTTCATCATGCCGACTTTTCAAATCTGTTTGCGGAAAAAACGGGAGGTTTCATCAGTGAAGTCAAGCACAACACGTTTATTCAAGTGGATGAGAAGGGCACTGAAGCCGGGGCGGCCACGAAAGTCGAGATTGTTGAATCGGCCGCGGTTCCGGATGTGGCAATGACGGTCGACCGTCCGTTTTATTTTGCGGTAACGGATGAGAAAACCGGGATGCTTCACTTTTTAGGCAGCATCGCCAAGCCGACGGAAAAGTGAAATTGTTAAAATTGAGTATCGCTTCTATTATTTTCTTTAAAATGACATTTAATTGCCGATATAAGGAAAGGGAGTTCCTTTTTGGTGATGAATGAAAGGGAGGCAAGACAAATGAAAAAATGTTTATGTTTTTTGATGTTCGGTCTTTTGTTGTTAGCGGTGCCGACGTTTTCAGCCTCAGCGAGCGTATACGAAGATGAGTACGAACCGAATAATTCAGCAGCTTCCGCGCATGATATCGGACTGTGGAAATATAAGACGATTTCCGCTACGATTCATAGTCCCGAAGATCAAGATTTTTATAAGTTTTATGCAACAAAAGGGGAACAGCTTGCCATTCACCTTAAGAACATCCCTGCAGGTACAGACTACGACCTTGCTTTATTTAAAGACACCTACGGCTATCCTGAAATTGACGCTTCTGAAAGAACGGGAACCCAAAATGAAATCGTTCGTTTTGATGTTCCTGAAACGGGAAAGTATATCGCCGCCGTCAAATCGAAAAACGGCACATATGATGGATGGGGATTTTACAGGCTTGAATTTATAGACAGAATGAAAAGCGGCACATATACGGCCAGACTATCTCCATCCGCAATATCCAGCCCGGGAAAAGGGACCGTTTCGCCAACGGCTGTCGTAAACTTGGCAAATGTCTCAGCCATCCCTGACGGAGCGGTCGTCAAGAGCGTATCGGCAGAAGGAACGATTTCCCCGAGTCTTGGCAACACCTTTAGAGAAGTGATGAACAAGGAAGAAGGCATCTGGCATACGACCGTCTCTGGTGGAACATTGTTCCCGGACATTAAATTGGAAAACGGACTGCCTGTCAAAACGACATGGAATGCCAGATATTATTCGCTTGCATGGAGCAGTTCTACTTGGAGATCGCCGGAGCTAAAGATCAACTACCAATATGACCAAACATACGGCTGGTAAAAAATAATTGAAAGGAGCTCCCATGAATATTCGAGATACGGTAAAACTTACGCTCTTTACAGAAAAGCTGAAGGATTCACTTTCATATAAACAGCAGTCAAACACAAAAAGGTCTGAGTCCGAAGCCGTTGCAAAAAAGGATACGCTGACCATCAGCAAACAGGCTGAAGAAGCGCAAAAAAACGGACAATCGGGAAAACCGCGAATGAATGGTGCACAGTTTTCCATTTATTCTCTCTATGTAGACAGACAGCGCCTCAGCAGCACGATCGAAGAAACTCTCAGCGAAAACGGTATCACCCTTGCGGAAAATGAAAGCATCCAAATTCATATTGATGAAAAAAATAACATTACAGTTGAAGGGACTCTTGACGATCAGAAAAGAGTGCAAATCGAAAAGGCGCTGAATGGCGTAGAACAGCTGGGAGCGCGGCTGTTAAGCCATTCGGATTATGTCGGTGAACAGAATGGAAAGCCGGTAGACAAAGCCGCTTACGAAAAATGGCATGTCAATGAGTTTTTAAAAACGATGGCCGGGCTGACGCTGTCGGATGTCAGCTTGAATGAAGCGGGTGACATCATCGGCGGAAATGAGAAGCTTGAAAAAGTCATGCAAGCGGCCGCAAACCCGAAAAGCGATTTGGACAGAAGCTGCCGAAGCATGCTGAAAAAACTGAAGAATGTATTGGCAAAAGGTCCGGACACCATCCCCGACAGATCCGCTACTTTTGGCTATTCCGGCGGAACGCTCATGGATCTGAATGTTTCAAAAGGATTTTCCACCGGAGAGCTTGAAGAATGGCTGGATGATCCGCTGTTAAGAAAGGCCATCCTGAATGGCTGATCTGATATATAACGAGCCTTTTGAGCCTGAAGAATGGGCTTGGAAAATTGGCGGTGACACATATTTGCTGAAAAAACACCGGCAAATTGACTGTGAATATAGTGAAGAAGACCATGAAGGGTTCTTTGAGTATGATTACGATTTTATGACTCTTTCTTGTTTTGATGAAAAAGGGACCGAGCTATTTACCGCCAGAACATATTGCGATGAGGATGAGATGCACTTCCTTTCCCGTCCGAACGGCAGCCTTAAGGACAATGAACGTCAAGTGATAGAGAAAATTAAAAAAAAGTTTCATGTTATAGATATAAGATATTAAGCAGGCCGAAGGGCTTGCTTTTTTTAAGGCGAAAAAATTTAAATTTTCGCATTGACTCTCACGTTGCGTGATACTTTATAGTCAATAACAAAGGGAGGTCAAATTCATGAAAATGAAAGTGAAAGAAGTTGCTGACTTAGTCGGCATCAGTGTGCGCACACTGCATCATTATGATGAAATCGGACTTTTGAATCCGTCGGAGACAACTGAATCGGGCTATCGGCTGTATTCAGATGACGATCTGGAAAAGCTGCAGCAGATTTTGTTTTTTAGAGAGCTCGACTTCCCTTTAAAAAAGATTAAAAACATTCTCGAAAGTCCTTCTTTTGACCGCAATGAAGCGCTCCAGATGCACCGCAAAATGCTTTTGGAGAAACGCAGACGGCTGGATCAAATGATTGACACCATCGACAAAACGATAAAATTTGCGAAAGGAGAAATTGAAATGACGAATGAAGAAAGGTTTGCAGGCTTCGATTTCAGCCAAAACCCATATGAAGAGGAAGCGAGTGAACGCTGGGGAGATGAAGCCATCGACAAAACGAAGGCCCATATTGAGGCTATGTCCGAAGACGAACGAAAAGCAATGGAGCAGCAATATGATGCCATTTACAGAAAAATCGCCGCCCTTCGAAATGGTGCGCCTGATTCAGAAGAGGCGCAGGCGGCCATTCAAGAATGGTATGATTTTTTAAACCAAAATTCCGGTCATCACTTTTCGCTTGAGACTTTCAAATGCATCGGGCAAATGTATGTCGATGATGAACGCTTCACAAAAAATATCGATCAGTACGGAACCGGTTTGGCGAAGTTTATGTGCGACGCCATGGCGGTTTTTGCGGACCGGAATAAGCAATGATAAATGGGGCTGTCCCAAAAGGTCATGACCATGACCTCTTGGGGCAGGCTTTTTAATTTTACAGAACTTTAAGACGGGGAGATGCTTTTTCGCGTATATATTGGTTTTGGAGTAAGAAAATGCTCTCGGCATTTGAGAGCGTTATGGTAAAATATTCTTTGTACACAAAAGCTAAGTGCTCACTTGAGGGAGTTCTTGCTCATCCCCATTTGAAAGGGGGTGATGCATATGACAACATTCGAAACAATCTCTTTAATGATTGCTTTCGGCATGTTAATTGCCGTGTTGTCTAAGAAAGAAAAATAGACACTCCCTTAAGCCTTGGCAAGTGAAAGGGATAGTGTCTGTGTTAGAGCTATCTGAGCAAGCCCCTTGATGGGCCGCTTGTGTGCAACGACTCGACTGTTGGCGCAGTCGGGTCTTTTTTATTTTATGCATTTCTTAAAGAAGAAATACATTTTACATGCAGCAATCATACTGTGTTTGTTCCTAAGAAAGAAGAATGGGGCTTAATGAAAATATGTTATTCCATATATTTATATTACTAATTCGTGCCTGTGAAAGCAACTCATAATGCATGATGGGTTCATTCAATTAATGAAATGCCTGACAAAAATAGTGAACGGCAGCTTCTCTTCCCATGTTTGAGCTCGTCATTTTGACGGAGTCAGTATTCACGTCAAATAATGTGCACTGTTTATTGATCATTTTTATGGTAACGCTGATTGACACAAGCCCATTTTCAAAGTAATATATTTTTATAATTCATGAACGGTCAAACGATATTGAAGAAGAGTAAGTACGTGTCAGTTCCGGGGTTTTAGAGAGTCGGCGGCTGGTGAGAGCCGATACCCCCCTGATGCCGAATGGGCTTCTGAATCGCTTCGCTGAAATGCCAGTAGGCGCTGCCGGGATGTTCTCCCCGTTATCAAGAGAAGAATATCGAAAGGGTAAATCCTTTCCGTATTTTTGTGAGCGAATCGTTAATGCGATTCATAAAGGTGGTACCGCGAGACCCTCGTCCTTTTGTGACGGGGGTTTTTTGCATGTTAAGGAGGTGGTGGCCATGGAGGAAGGCTGGCCGGTGTGGCCATGTCAATTTTCAGTCGGAATGGAGGTGGACCAAATGGTGATTGCAGCAGACGACCTGGAAACCCCTTGCCCGCATTGCGAAGGGAGCGGCGAGGAAGACCGGCTCCCGTGCCCGAAATGCTCGGGTAAAGGCGTTATTCTGACCGCGCAGGGTAATACATTGCTTCATTTTATTAAAAAGCATATCGATGAGTAAGGGTGGTTGTAAGTCGTTGAGAAGAGCTGAGATAAGCATAGCTGAGAAGAAAAACGATGTGCAAGGCGGCATTCAGTCCGCTTTCGGTATATGTTTTATGGTATTTGGGACGATGTGTTTTGCGTCCAAATCGATCTTTGTCAAATGGGCTTATGAACAAGGCGCAACACCGGATGCCGTTTTATTGTATAGGCAACTGATCGCCGCACCCATGTTTTGGCTGATATTTATAGTCTATCGGGCAAGGTTTGCGGCCAGACCGAAAAAAACAGAGGTCATAAAGGCCTGCACTGTAGGCCTGCTCTGTTTTTTTCTGTCACCGCTGTTTGATTTCATCGGTCTTCATGATGTGTCTGCAATTGTTGAACGGATGCTGGTGATGAGCTACCCGATCTTTGTGTTGATCCTGTCGGCTTTATTGAACAAACAGATGATGCCGATCCGCGACTTTGCCGCGGTCTTACTGGTGATTGGCGGGCTGTTTTTAGCCGTGGGCGGCTGGGATGCACAATTGGTTGAAGCGAACATGACGGGAGCGGTTTTGATTATCCTGTCGGCTATTTTTTATGCCGTTTATTTGGTTGTATCAGGACAGCTTGTCCACAAAATAGGGGCTGTGCGAATGAATGCTTACGGTATGTCGGCGGCAAGCCTGGCGATGGCCGGATATGCGGGGATTCGGGCAGCTGAAGGTGAGCCGGTCAACCTGGTTGCTTATCCCCCTGCAATGTACGGCTTATTTATCATGATTGCGGTTGTAACGACGGTCATACCGTTTGTCTTCATGCTTGAAGGCATCAAGCGGATCGGAGCGGAACGGGGAGCCTTCATATCAATGGCCGGCCCCGTCCTGACCATTTTTTTCGGCGTCTTGTTTTTGCACGAACATTTAAGCTTGATCCAGTGGTTGGGCTGCTTTCTTGTGCTGTTGGTCATTAGTTTATTGGAATACCGAAAACAAAGGAGTTAATTTAGTCTTTCAAAACGTCTGCTTTGATCACATATGTTTTTGCCGCTAAGTCGGCCTGTTTCTTTTCCGAAAACAGGACTGCAAGGTAAAACAGAACCGAAATGAAATGCACCCATGCGGCGCAATAGCGGACGATAGCCTGCCACAACTTTAGCCGTCCGCCGCTATCGGCGGATACGATGGGAAGCCGGAAAACGGCTTTTCCAATCGTGCCTTGAAGCTTAGTTAACGGCATGAACAGCGGGCAGAACACATAGACGAGAACGGCTGTTGCCAAAACGCCGGGAGAGCCGCCTCCGAATATCAAATCCAAACCAACCGCAATCACACAATCGGTCACTAGCGCCCCTGCCCGGACCCAAACGTCTGCATATTGCAAAATGTATAACGTCCTTTCTGAATGAAGTTATAAATGAGTAACAAAGGGCATGAGCTATTTTATTTCTTCTCGTTTTGAATGGGTGATTCGCTTGTTTTTGATAAAAATTTACTATTTCGCTAAATCATGCTCATTTTTATTAACCGATTTCCCCTTCTCCAAAGATTTGATAAAATAAATAAGTTGTAGTATATGATACGGAGGTTTAAACGTGGGAAAAGTTAAGAGAAACGGGCCTTGTCCATGCGGAA is a window encoding:
- a CDS encoding Imm8 family immunity protein yields the protein MLELKALTKDYENWGHDPDDFYVSFELDVGEQDIPGASDLFIFHLISPKRLNKILESTEIELGHGYLIMNDFNMKTISTTVENIMNKCKDEDYDKYINNLSQYFKWQG
- a CDS encoding macrolide 2'-phosphotransferase codes for the protein MTNVNRKIEHMLSLAEKHGLRLKRQHAELNESGMDFQVAFANDEDGVRWVLRRPRREDVIKRAADEGKVLQLLKSHLPVDVPDWRIHTAELIAYPKLAGIPAAVIDMEIKNYAWNMNHQPPSEAFVRSLAKTLSILHGIDHQTAAARGIQVLSPDDVRQTKGEQMERIKKELGVSRELWERWQRWLSDDSYWPSHTAMIHGDLHPPHVLIDDHDQVTGLLDWTEAKAADPAKDFLLYQTILGETETDRLIAYYEEEGGRVWPRMKEHITEMQAACGIDIGLFALVTKEKEHMDMAMEALGIK
- a CDS encoding MarR family transcriptional regulator, producing the protein MKHHRIEANLLDHALTKYLRYSKKIDEETIPKNITSVKGFILRIIYRRQTCTVKDILQDVSLSPSATTTALNHLEKDGLVIRSRNNEDRRTVWLELSQEGKRIAAQMVENRQALIDKMFDKLPKEEKTAFFDLIEKVFL
- a CDS encoding class I adenylate-forming enzyme family protein; the protein is MGTLQQLINHHMESSDELEALSGGGRTFTFQEYHQRVNQLAHYLLEEGVQKGDHIAILCKNNHHFPVILLAALKIGATAVPLSWQLTPYELKGILDSCRPRAMFYDMEFADTLSPLQKELQFCLMIEAGAGMNTTEQFERLFKDRPSRVEAAQVTEHDLALMLFTSGTTGNPKGCMVNHGSLAAYLNDISAKGKRLKGTRFLASHPLYHMSSLNHVLQAAFDGAALYFLWDPEPFEILQEIEKKRIHMMMAFPSVYTYMLEEMKRHRFDLSSIMMLASGGTKVPVRLIKEYKDFGIQMVQGYGSTEAWTVSVWRPEMGWDKANSAGQPIPNVTVKIKDPDTQEDLPTGEVGEVVIKSPYVFEGYYQNAAATQRVLKDGWFYMGDSGFLDEDGFLFITGRYKDVIVYGGDNIYPDQVEEIIDQVPGVIESAVIGVPDEMYGEVPRAYVVKNDNSDLREEDIIAYCKERLSDYKIPEVVFTDSLPKNRLGKIVKTELRKKAVKGQ
- a CDS encoding serpin family protein, which translates into the protein MEMNLKWKTAAVWIALFLIAGCGGAKNTGPAPVPKQQSAPGAEPSFAAAEQQFAFELFRELVKQEGLSHNIFLSPYSVQQALVITANGAAEDSRKELLDALHLKRMGMTSINKASRSVKQSFHTLEHGELSVANSIWSRPDVKKSFADTIKGLGHAYQLDRDLQKAADNINDWTAKETKGRIEKIVDRVSPDTLALIINAVYFKESWKQPFDSNLTVPQKFYSSDGSSTKHPMMMQTNRLPYLENKDFQAVKLPYQDEHLAFVVILPKKTKTLQSLLPVMTYEHWRDWQKEWELKQVELKLPRFSFATEYVLNKPLKNMGMQTVFHHADFSNLFAEKTGGFISEVKHNTFIQVDEKGTEAGAATKVEIVESAAVPDVAMTVDRPFYFAVTDEKTGMLHFLGSIAKPTEK
- a CDS encoding PPC domain-containing protein — encoded protein: MKKCLCFLMFGLLLLAVPTFSASASVYEDEYEPNNSAASAHDIGLWKYKTISATIHSPEDQDFYKFYATKGEQLAIHLKNIPAGTDYDLALFKDTYGYPEIDASERTGTQNEIVRFDVPETGKYIAAVKSKNGTYDGWGFYRLEFIDRMKSGTYTARLSPSAISSPGKGTVSPTAVVNLANVSAIPDGAVVKSVSAEGTISPSLGNTFREVMNKEEGIWHTTVSGGTLFPDIKLENGLPVKTTWNARYYSLAWSSSTWRSPELKINYQYDQTYGW
- a CDS encoding DUF4885 domain-containing protein, which encodes MNIRDTVKLTLFTEKLKDSLSYKQQSNTKRSESEAVAKKDTLTISKQAEEAQKNGQSGKPRMNGAQFSIYSLYVDRQRLSSTIEETLSENGITLAENESIQIHIDEKNNITVEGTLDDQKRVQIEKALNGVEQLGARLLSHSDYVGEQNGKPVDKAAYEKWHVNEFLKTMAGLTLSDVSLNEAGDIIGGNEKLEKVMQAAANPKSDLDRSCRSMLKKLKNVLAKGPDTIPDRSATFGYSGGTLMDLNVSKGFSTGELEEWLDDPLLRKAILNG
- a CDS encoding MerR family transcriptional regulator — translated: MKMKVKEVADLVGISVRTLHHYDEIGLLNPSETTESGYRLYSDDDLEKLQQILFFRELDFPLKKIKNILESPSFDRNEALQMHRKMLLEKRRRLDQMIDTIDKTIKFAKGEIEMTNEERFAGFDFSQNPYEEEASERWGDEAIDKTKAHIEAMSEDERKAMEQQYDAIYRKIAALRNGAPDSEEAQAAIQEWYDFLNQNSGHHFSLETFKCIGQMYVDDERFTKNIDQYGTGLAKFMCDAMAVFADRNKQ
- a CDS encoding putative holin-like toxin; protein product: MTTFETISLMIAFGMLIAVLSKKEK
- a CDS encoding tryptophan RNA-binding attenuator protein inhibitory protein, yielding MVIAADDLETPCPHCEGSGEEDRLPCPKCSGKGVILTAQGNTLLHFIKKHIDE
- a CDS encoding DMT family transporter produces the protein MRRAEISIAEKKNDVQGGIQSAFGICFMVFGTMCFASKSIFVKWAYEQGATPDAVLLYRQLIAAPMFWLIFIVYRARFAARPKKTEVIKACTVGLLCFFLSPLFDFIGLHDVSAIVERMLVMSYPIFVLILSALLNKQMMPIRDFAAVLLVIGGLFLAVGGWDAQLVEANMTGAVLIILSAIFYAVYLVVSGQLVHKIGAVRMNAYGMSAASLAMAGYAGIRAAEGEPVNLVAYPPAMYGLFIMIAVVTTVIPFVFMLEGIKRIGAERGAFISMAGPVLTIFFGVLFLHEHLSLIQWLGCFLVLLVISLLEYRKQRS
- a CDS encoding RDD family protein — encoded protein: MQYADVWVRAGALVTDCVIAVGLDLIFGGGSPGVLATAVLVYVFCPLFMPLTKLQGTIGKAVFRLPIVSADSGGRLKLWQAIVRYCAAWVHFISVLFYLAVLFSEKKQADLAAKTYVIKADVLKD